One Fusobacterium ulcerans DNA segment encodes these proteins:
- the dnaK gene encoding molecular chaperone DnaK, which yields MSKIIGIDLGTTNSCVAIMEGGSVTIIPNSEGARTTPSVVNIKENGEIIVGEIAKRQAITNPLSTVSSIKTHMGSDYKVEIFGKKYTPQEISAMTLKKLKKDAEAYLGEPVTEAVITVPAYFTDSQRQATKDAGVIAGLDVKRIINEPTAAALAYGLEKKKEEKVLVFDLGGGTFDVSVLEIADGVIEVISTAGNNHLGGDDFDAEVINWLTTEFKKESGIDLSNDKMAYQRLKDAAEKAKKELSTMMETSISLPFITMDATGPKHLEMKLTRAKFNDLTKHLVEATQGPTKTALKDAGLNPSEINEVLLVGGSTRIPAVQEWVESFFGKKPNKGINPDEVVAAGAAIQGGVLMGDVKDVLLLDVTPLSLGIETLGGVFTKMIEKNTTIPVKKSQVYSTAVDNQPAVTINVLQGERAKASDNHKLGEFNLEGIPAAPRGVPQIEVTFDIDANGIVHVSAKDLGTGKENTVTISGSTNLSKEDIERMTKEAEANEAEDKKFKELVETRNKADMLIASTEKSLKDYGDKATEQEKKDIEAAIEELKKVKDGEDKDAIEKAMENLSQVAHKFAEEIYKEAQAKAQAEQGAGAQGGDAKADDDVADAEVVD from the coding sequence ATGAGTAAAATAATTGGAATTGACTTAGGAACAACAAACTCTTGTGTAGCAATAATGGAGGGAGGAAGTGTTACAATAATCCCTAACTCAGAAGGAGCAAGAACAACTCCATCAGTTGTAAACATTAAAGAAAATGGAGAAATTATAGTTGGAGAAATTGCAAAAAGACAAGCAATAACTAATCCATTATCAACTGTAAGTTCAATCAAAACTCATATGGGTTCTGACTACAAAGTAGAAATTTTTGGAAAAAAATATACTCCACAAGAAATTTCAGCAATGACACTTAAAAAATTGAAAAAAGATGCTGAAGCTTACTTAGGAGAACCTGTAACTGAAGCAGTTATCACTGTACCAGCTTACTTTACTGACTCACAAAGACAAGCAACAAAAGATGCTGGAGTTATTGCAGGATTAGATGTAAAAAGAATAATCAATGAACCAACAGCAGCAGCACTTGCTTATGGACTTGAAAAGAAAAAAGAAGAAAAAGTTTTAGTATTCGACTTAGGAGGAGGAACATTTGACGTATCTGTATTGGAAATAGCTGATGGAGTTATTGAAGTTATATCTACAGCAGGTAACAACCACCTAGGAGGAGACGACTTTGACGCTGAAGTTATCAATTGGTTAACAACTGAATTCAAAAAAGAAAGTGGAATTGATCTTTCAAATGATAAAATGGCATACCAAAGACTTAAAGATGCAGCTGAAAAAGCTAAAAAAGAACTTTCTACAATGATGGAAACTTCTATATCTTTACCATTCATCACTATGGATGCTACAGGACCTAAACACTTAGAAATGAAATTAACAAGAGCTAAATTTAATGATTTAACTAAACATTTAGTAGAAGCAACTCAAGGGCCTACAAAAACTGCTTTAAAAGATGCTGGATTAAATCCATCAGAAATCAATGAAGTATTACTAGTAGGAGGATCTACAAGAATACCAGCAGTTCAAGAGTGGGTAGAATCATTCTTTGGTAAAAAACCTAATAAAGGAATCAACCCTGATGAAGTTGTTGCAGCAGGAGCAGCTATTCAAGGTGGAGTATTGATGGGAGACGTTAAAGATGTTTTATTGCTAGATGTAACTCCATTATCATTAGGAATTGAAACTTTAGGTGGAGTATTTACTAAAATGATTGAGAAAAATACTACTATCCCAGTTAAAAAATCACAAGTTTACTCAACAGCTGTAGATAATCAGCCAGCAGTAACAATTAATGTATTACAAGGTGAAAGAGCAAAAGCTTCTGATAACCATAAATTAGGAGAATTCAATCTTGAAGGAATCCCAGCAGCTCCAAGAGGTGTACCTCAAATCGAAGTAACTTTTGATATAGATGCTAATGGAATCGTTCACGTATCAGCTAAAGACTTAGGAACTGGAAAAGAAAATACAGTAACTATTTCTGGATCAACTAACTTATCTAAAGAAGATATTGAAAGAATGACTAAAGAAGCTGAAGCTAATGAAGCTGAAGATAAAAAATTCAAAGAATTAGTAGAAACTAGAAACAAAGCAGATATGCTTATTGCTTCTACAGAAAAATCTCTAAAAGATTATGGAGATAAAGCTACTGAGCAAGAGAAAAAAGATATCGAAGCAGCTATTGAAGAACTTAAAAAAGTAAAAGACGGAGAAGATAAAGATGCTATAGAAAAAGCTATGGAAAACTTATCTCAAGTAGCTCATAAATTTGCTGAAGAAATCTACAAAGAAGCTCAAGCTAAAGCACAAGCTGAACAAGGAGCAGGTGCTCAAGGTGGAGACGCTAAAGCTGACGATGATGTAGCAGATGCAGAAGTTGTTGACTAA
- a CDS encoding N-acetylmuramoyl-L-alanine amidase family protein: MKRILTIFLFLFLTVISFAGTIRSVKLNGAVLTMDFAGSEKPKYTMNYDEYNKLIFLEFPGSTLIGKINSKNFAGKYIESLEVVDYSGSVGFFIKLRKNISYTGRIAPKGNDFLLTFNDKSQKKQFTIAIDAGHGGKDPGAIGFKKYYEKTITLAVSKYLRDELKKDFNVVMTRETDVFVSLSQRPKIANKAKANMFISIHANAAVSSKMNGVEVFYFSKKSSPYAERIASFENSFGDKYGENSSDIAQIMGELAYKKNQESSIGFARKTNNSLADAIGLNNRGIHGANFAVLRGFNGPSVLVEVGFISNKSDLQKITNPVYQKKMAKEIAEMVRGYFY; the protein is encoded by the coding sequence ATGAAGAGGATACTTACAATTTTTTTATTTTTGTTTTTGACAGTGATTTCGTTTGCTGGAACTATTAGATCAGTAAAACTGAATGGAGCTGTTCTTACTATGGATTTTGCAGGATCGGAAAAACCAAAGTATACAATGAATTATGACGAGTACAACAAATTGATTTTTTTAGAATTCCCAGGGAGCACTCTCATTGGAAAAATAAATAGTAAAAACTTCGCAGGAAAATATATAGAAAGCCTTGAAGTTGTAGATTACAGTGGATCAGTTGGATTTTTTATCAAACTGAGAAAAAATATCAGTTATACTGGAAGAATCGCTCCTAAAGGAAATGATTTTCTCCTTACGTTCAATGATAAATCTCAAAAGAAACAATTTACTATAGCTATAGATGCTGGACATGGTGGAAAAGATCCAGGAGCAATAGGATTTAAAAAATACTATGAAAAAACAATAACTCTAGCAGTGAGTAAATATTTGAGAGATGAATTGAAAAAAGATTTTAATGTTGTCATGACAAGAGAGACAGATGTTTTTGTGTCTTTATCACAACGTCCTAAAATAGCTAATAAAGCAAAAGCGAATATGTTTATCAGTATACATGCCAATGCAGCAGTATCAAGTAAAATGAATGGAGTAGAAGTTTTCTATTTCTCTAAAAAATCTTCGCCATATGCTGAAAGAATAGCTTCTTTTGAAAATAGTTTTGGAGACAAGTATGGTGAAAATAGTAGTGATATAGCTCAAATAATGGGGGAACTGGCATATAAAAAGAATCAGGAAAGTTCAATTGGATTTGCAAGAAAGACAAATAATTCTTTAGCTGATGCTATAGGATTAAATAATAGAGGAATACATGGAGCTAACTTTGCTGTACTAAGAGGATTTAATGGGCCAAGTGTGTTAGTAGAGGTAGGATTCATAAGCAACAAGAGCGATCTTCAAAAAATAACAAATCCAGTATATCAAAAAAAGATGGCAAAAGAGATAGCTGAGATGGTAAGAGGATATTTTTATTAA
- a CDS encoding aldose 1-epimerase family protein encodes MEYSLKISLMEIRVESLGAELTGMKDLKTGKEYIWQKDPKFWAKSSPILFPFVGALKDNRYFYEGKEYNLTSKHGFARDYEFQMSDQGDDYLEFLFASSDETKKVYPFDFKLYIKYVIKDKKLRIEYKIENLGEKEMYFSLGAHPAFNTPVENGIGISDYYLEFEKEETGEVKTFNGTLISSQKKIKAFEGKIINLDINTFENDALIIENPNSDTVYLKNRKNSRGIKFVYKGFKYIAFWNKPGAEYVCLEPWNGISDFDNASGNLKEKAGIEKLEKAEVYYRALDITIL; translated from the coding sequence ATGGAATATAGTTTAAAAATTAGTTTAATGGAAATAAGAGTGGAGAGTCTAGGAGCAGAGCTCACAGGGATGAAAGATCTGAAGACAGGGAAAGAATATATCTGGCAGAAAGATCCTAAATTTTGGGCAAAGAGCTCTCCAATACTATTTCCTTTTGTTGGAGCTTTAAAAGATAACAGATATTTTTATGAGGGAAAAGAATACAATCTTACTTCAAAACATGGATTTGCAAGAGATTATGAATTTCAGATGAGTGATCAGGGAGATGACTATCTGGAATTTCTTTTTGCTTCAAGTGATGAAACAAAAAAAGTCTATCCTTTTGATTTTAAACTTTATATAAAATATGTAATAAAAGATAAAAAATTAAGAATAGAATATAAAATAGAAAATCTGGGAGAGAAAGAGATGTATTTCTCATTAGGAGCACATCCAGCATTTAATACTCCTGTAGAAAATGGAATAGGAATTTCAGATTATTATCTGGAGTTTGAAAAAGAGGAAACAGGAGAAGTAAAAACTTTTAATGGAACATTGATATCTTCTCAAAAGAAAATAAAAGCTTTTGAAGGAAAAATAATTAATTTAGATATAAATACTTTTGAAAATGATGCCCTCATCATAGAAAATCCTAATTCTGATACTGTTTATTTAAAAAATAGAAAAAATAGCAGAGGAATAAAATTTGTATATAAAGGTTTCAAATATATAGCTTTCTGGAATAAGCCAGGAGCAGAGTATGTGTGTCTGGAGCCTTGGAATGGAATATCAGATTTTGATAATGCTTCAGGAAACCTTAAAGAAAAAGCAGGAATAGAAAAACTTGAAAAAGCTGAAGTATATTATAGGGCATTAGATATAACTATTTTATAG
- a CDS encoding methylated-DNA--[protein]-cysteine S-methyltransferase: protein MKGRGYLEIKDLGMIEVCEEKDGISGVNFRDIKLEEIYSKEVEKCIKELQEYFAGKRKTFDVKLDISQGTEFQQEAWKALLAIPYGETRSYQGQAIAMKNPKAVRAVGGANHNNPISIIIPCHRVIGKNGKLTGYGGGLFRKEYLLDLEKAEYRR from the coding sequence ATGAAAGGAAGAGGATATTTAGAAATAAAAGATTTAGGAATGATCGAGGTATGTGAAGAAAAAGATGGAATCAGTGGTGTAAATTTCAGAGATATCAAATTAGAAGAAATTTATTCAAAAGAAGTAGAGAAATGTATAAAAGAACTTCAAGAATATTTTGCAGGAAAAAGAAAAACATTTGATGTAAAACTTGATATAAGTCAAGGAACTGAATTTCAACAGGAAGCATGGAAAGCCCTATTGGCAATACCATATGGGGAAACAAGATCATATCAGGGTCAGGCAATAGCTATGAAAAATCCTAAAGCTGTGAGAGCTGTTGGGGGAGCTAATCATAATAATCCTATTTCAATCATAATTCCTTGTCATAGAGTCATAGGTAAAAATGGAAAATTAACAGGATATGGAGGAGGTCTTTTCAGAAAAGAATATCTGTTGGACCTAGAAAAAGCTGAATATAGGAGATAG
- the yajC gene encoding preprotein translocase subunit YajC yields MEQLLGKYGGMGLTFVVWIAVFYFLLILPNKKKQKKQKEMMDSLKEGSEVVTVGGVKGTIVSVSEDYVEVRVDKGVKITFTKGAISRVL; encoded by the coding sequence ATGGAACAATTATTAGGTAAATATGGTGGAATGGGACTAACTTTTGTAGTATGGATAGCTGTATTCTACTTCTTATTAATATTACCAAACAAGAAAAAACAAAAGAAACAAAAAGAAATGATGGATTCATTAAAAGAAGGATCTGAAGTGGTTACAGTTGGTGGAGTAAAAGGTACTATAGTTTCTGTAAGTGAAGATTATGTAGAAGTAAGAGTTGACAAAGGTGTAAAAATAACTTTCACTAAAGGAGCTATTTCTAGAGTATTATAG
- the hrcA gene encoding heat-inducible transcriptional repressor HrcA, giving the protein MSISEREKLVLNAIVNYYLTFGDTIGSRTLVKKYGIDLSSATIRNVMADLEDMGYISKTHTSSGRIPTDKGYKYYLDELLKVEKLTKEEKNNIELEYEHRVNELDLLLQKTSSLLSKMTTYAGIAIEPSTIIERIKKIELVHIDEFLVLAVIVTENRAVKTKKIMLDQSISKEELEVISRELNTKVANHEINFGNIEKFILGKKLLTDDIEQYEDDSKFFINNVPSIFKDKNVNEVSEVLELFHHRKDIKLLFEQLVKNRDSSYGKVNVVFGEELGIKGLEDYSFVYSLYKAGSSQGILGVIGPKRMAYSKTMGLIKYVTQEVNKILNKIERKDETNDK; this is encoded by the coding sequence ATGTCTATTTCAGAAAGAGAAAAGTTAGTATTAAATGCAATAGTAAATTATTATTTAACTTTTGGAGATACTATCGGTTCAAGAACTTTGGTAAAAAAATATGGGATTGATCTTTCATCAGCAACTATTAGAAATGTAATGGCTGATTTGGAAGATATGGGATATATATCAAAAACTCATACATCTTCAGGGAGAATCCCTACTGATAAAGGCTATAAATATTATCTTGATGAACTGCTGAAAGTTGAAAAACTTACAAAAGAGGAAAAGAACAATATAGAACTTGAGTACGAGCACAGAGTTAATGAGCTGGATCTGCTTTTACAAAAGACTTCTTCTCTTCTTTCAAAGATGACTACTTATGCAGGAATAGCAATAGAGCCAAGTACTATAATAGAAAGAATAAAAAAAATAGAACTGGTACATATAGATGAGTTCTTAGTTTTAGCTGTTATAGTTACTGAAAACAGAGCTGTAAAAACTAAAAAGATAATGCTTGATCAGTCTATTTCTAAAGAAGAACTTGAGGTAATATCAAGAGAGTTAAATACAAAAGTAGCAAATCATGAAATAAATTTTGGGAATATAGAGAAATTTATTTTAGGAAAAAAATTATTAACAGATGATATAGAACAATATGAAGATGACAGTAAATTCTTTATAAATAATGTTCCGAGTATCTTTAAAGATAAGAATGTTAATGAGGTTTCAGAAGTCTTAGAACTTTTCCATCATAGAAAAGATATAAAACTTTTATTTGAACAACTTGTAAAAAATAGAGATAGTTCCTATGGAAAAGTAAATGTAGTATTTGGAGAAGAATTAGGAATAAAAGGATTGGAAGACTATAGCTTTGTATATTCATTATATAAAGCAGGATCATCTCAAGGAATACTTGGAGTAATAGGTCCTAAAAGGATGGCGTATTCAAAAACTATGGGACTGATAAAATATGTAACTCAAGAAGTAAATAAAATATTAAATAAAATAGAGAGAAAGGACGAAACAAATGATAAATGA
- a CDS encoding GntR family transcriptional regulator: protein MFEINKKSEVPLYQQLVHSIKKHIEEGTLKENDKIPAESEFCTVYDLSRTTVRQALRALEKEGYIYKLQGKGSYVSSPKIYQDRSGFSKFYDDMMSLGKIPISKILSLKIKKPNTLVKERMNLSDDELICKLVWIRYGNDEALIYETIYLNYSLVEGIENIDLKSKKLYDVLANEFGIKMTHGKELFYPCKLDASEAKFLGLNEGDLGMKVERTVFQGSKVLEYTKSTVRGDRFVYTTNF, encoded by the coding sequence ATGTTTGAGATTAATAAGAAAAGCGAGGTTCCTTTATATCAGCAATTAGTACATAGTATAAAAAAACATATTGAAGAAGGTACATTAAAAGAAAATGACAAAATACCTGCTGAATCAGAATTTTGTACTGTATATGATCTTAGCAGAACAACTGTAAGACAGGCTTTAAGAGCTTTGGAAAAAGAAGGATATATTTATAAGCTTCAAGGAAAGGGGAGTTATGTATCATCTCCTAAAATTTATCAAGATCGGTCAGGTTTTAGTAAATTTTATGATGATATGATGAGTCTGGGAAAAATTCCTATTTCTAAAATATTATCACTGAAAATTAAAAAGCCAAATACTCTTGTTAAAGAGAGAATGAATCTTTCTGATGATGAACTTATATGTAAACTTGTATGGATAAGATATGGAAATGATGAAGCTTTAATCTATGAAACTATTTATCTGAACTACTCTTTAGTAGAAGGAATTGAAAATATCGATCTCAAATCAAAAAAATTATATGATGTTTTAGCAAATGAATTTGGAATAAAAATGACTCATGGAAAAGAGTTGTTTTATCCATGTAAATTGGATGCTTCTGAGGCTAAATTTCTGGGACTAAATGAAGGAGATTTAGGAATGAAAGTAGAAAGAACAGTTTTCCAAGGAAGTAAGGTTTTAGAATACACGAAATCTACAGTGAGAGGAGATAGGTTTGTTTATACAACGAATTTTTAA
- the dnaJ gene encoding molecular chaperone DnaJ → MAKRDYYEVLGVAKDASEADIKKAYRKAAMKYHPDKFSNASEKEKKEAEEKFKEVNEAYQVISDKEKRAQYDRFGHAAFEQGGPGAGGFGGGFSSEGFEDIFSSFFGGGSGGFGGFSGFGGGSSRRNYVEPGSDLRYQVEITLEEAAKGVEKTIKYKRNGKCGTCNGNGAEPGSTMKKCTKCSGSGRVKTVQRTILGNFESFVECDECHGKGEIPEKKCKTCHGTGIVKETVEKKIKIPAGIDDGQKLRLDGMGEASESGGPNGDLYVIIRVKEHELFQRRGDDILCEVPITFTAAALGGEVEIPTLNGKKNIKIPAGTQTGKLFKLRGEGIKSLRSSMIGDQLVQVVVETPTDLNDKQKELLKAFDDSLKDKNYKKHKTLKDKIKAFFK, encoded by the coding sequence ATGGCAAAAAGAGATTATTATGAAGTATTAGGAGTAGCAAAAGATGCTTCTGAAGCTGATATTAAGAAAGCATACAGAAAAGCTGCCATGAAATATCATCCTGATAAATTCAGTAACGCCAGCGAAAAAGAGAAAAAAGAAGCTGAAGAAAAATTTAAAGAGGTAAATGAAGCATATCAGGTGATATCGGACAAAGAAAAAAGAGCTCAATATGATAGATTCGGTCATGCAGCCTTTGAACAAGGTGGTCCAGGAGCAGGTGGATTCGGAGGAGGATTCAGCAGTGAAGGATTCGAAGATATATTCAGTTCATTCTTCGGAGGAGGATCTGGTGGATTTGGAGGATTCAGTGGTTTTGGTGGAGGAAGTTCTAGAAGAAACTACGTGGAACCAGGATCTGACTTGAGATATCAAGTAGAAATTACTCTTGAAGAAGCAGCAAAAGGTGTAGAAAAGACAATAAAATATAAGAGAAATGGAAAATGCGGTACTTGTAATGGAAATGGAGCTGAACCAGGAAGTACAATGAAAAAATGTACTAAATGTAGTGGTTCTGGAAGAGTTAAAACAGTTCAAAGAACTATACTTGGAAACTTTGAAAGCTTTGTTGAATGTGATGAGTGTCATGGTAAAGGAGAAATTCCTGAGAAAAAATGTAAAACTTGTCATGGAACAGGTATTGTAAAAGAAACAGTAGAAAAGAAAATAAAAATACCAGCAGGAATAGATGATGGTCAAAAATTAAGACTTGATGGAATGGGAGAGGCTAGCGAAAGCGGTGGACCTAATGGAGATCTTTATGTAATAATAAGGGTAAAGGAACATGAGTTATTCCAAAGAAGAGGAGACGATATACTTTGTGAAGTACCTATTACATTCACAGCTGCTGCTCTTGGAGGAGAAGTCGAAATTCCTACTTTAAATGGTAAAAAGAATATAAAAATACCAGCTGGAACACAAACAGGAAAACTTTTCAAATTAAGAGGAGAGGGAATTAAGTCTTTGAGAAGTTCTATGATAGGAGATCAATTAGTACAGGTAGTAGTAGAAACACCTACTGATCTTAATGATAAACAGAAAGAATTACTGAAAGCCTTTGATGACAGTTTGAAAGATAAAAACTATAAAAAACATAAAACTTTAAAAGATAAAATAAAAGCTTTTTTTAAATAA
- the grpE gene encoding nucleotide exchange factor GrpE, producing MINDKEKELEKELDKEMKKEVETFEEDIIKEEEEKEECGCGCKGHGEEKGSCCCEKEEKDTEEEIGKLKAEVEDWKQSYLRKQADFQNFTKRKEKEVEELRKFASEKIITKLLDGLDNLERAISASEATKDFDGLVKGVDMILGQLKGIMETEGVEPIKAEGKYDPMYHHAVMVEDNPEFEDDTIILELQKGYTMKGKVIRPSMVKVCKRG from the coding sequence ATGATAAATGATAAAGAAAAAGAATTAGAAAAAGAATTGGATAAGGAAATGAAAAAGGAAGTTGAAACTTTCGAAGAAGATATAATAAAAGAGGAAGAAGAAAAAGAAGAATGTGGATGCGGATGTAAAGGTCATGGAGAAGAAAAAGGATCTTGCTGTTGCGAAAAGGAAGAAAAAGATACAGAAGAAGAAATTGGAAAATTAAAAGCTGAAGTAGAGGATTGGAAACAATCTTATCTTAGAAAACAAGCTGATTTTCAAAATTTTACAAAAAGAAAAGAAAAAGAAGTTGAAGAGTTAAGAAAATTTGCTTCTGAAAAAATAATTACAAAATTATTAGATGGACTGGACAATTTAGAAAGAGCTATCTCAGCATCAGAAGCAACAAAAGACTTTGATGGACTTGTAAAAGGTGTAGATATGATACTTGGACAATTAAAAGGTATCATGGAAACTGAAGGAGTAGAACCAATAAAAGCTGAGGGTAAATATGATCCAATGTATCATCATGCTGTAATGGTAGAAGATAATCCAGAATTTGAAGATGATACTATCATTCTTGAACTTCAAAAAGGTTATACAATGAAAGGTAAAGTAATAAGACCATCAATGGTAAAAGTATGTAAGAGAGGTTAA
- a CDS encoding GerMN domain-containing protein, translated as MSKKWIGVLVGIWIIAAICGTTYFNLVKKDKGIRTIAANGLTKEEKPKEKVVVYIPGADGKSLIKKDGEIEQSQSRKDKSVKVVAKTIEILQNEGFIESKDITVLNLYFSGDTAYIDLSSQAKEMDDNSRKNLLNIYSIVNSLTELGNISRVKILVNGKDGSKNLDKFYNRNTSI; from the coding sequence GTGAGTAAAAAATGGATAGGAGTATTGGTAGGAATATGGATAATTGCTGCAATATGTGGAACGACATATTTTAATCTTGTAAAAAAAGATAAAGGCATAAGGACTATTGCTGCTAATGGACTGACTAAAGAAGAAAAGCCTAAAGAAAAAGTAGTAGTATATATCCCTGGAGCTGATGGAAAATCACTTATTAAAAAAGATGGGGAGATAGAACAGAGTCAAAGCAGAAAAGATAAATCTGTTAAAGTAGTTGCTAAGACTATCGAAATTCTTCAAAATGAAGGGTTTATTGAAAGTAAGGATATTACTGTATTGAATTTATATTTTTCTGGAGATACAGCATACATTGATTTAAGTTCTCAAGCAAAGGAAATGGATGACAACAGTCGTAAGAATCTTTTGAATATTTACTCAATAGTAAATAGTTTAACAGAACTTGGAAATATAAGCAGAGTAAAAATACTGGTGAACGGAAAAGATGGAAGCAAGAATTTAGATAAATTTTATAATAGGAATACAAGTATATAA
- the ctlX gene encoding citrulline utilization hydrolase CtlX has translation MKDFLTNRVLMIRPIAFTYNAETAKDNLYQKNDHKDGKELQAKAVAEFDALVEKLREATIEVLIVQDTKEPHTPDSIFPNNWFSTHEDGTLVLYPMYAENRRLERTPKILDFVKDREDLKIIDLTKNEKEGKVLEGTGSMCLDRKNRIAYASLSKRTNKDLFEEFCKMMDYKPVSFSGKQTIDGKQSPIYHTNVLMAIGEEYVLIFLDSIVDEKEKEMVRKSILDSGKELIEITEEQTNHFLGNALELRKKDGNKVLVMSKSANDILREDQRKIIEKSAEIIYSDIPTIERYGGGSVRCMLAEFFL, from the coding sequence TTGAAAGATTTTTTAACTAATAGAGTTTTAATGATAAGACCAATAGCATTTACTTATAATGCAGAAACAGCTAAAGATAATCTTTATCAAAAAAATGATCACAAAGATGGAAAAGAATTACAGGCTAAAGCAGTAGCAGAATTTGATGCTTTAGTAGAAAAATTGAGAGAGGCAACTATAGAGGTGCTGATTGTACAGGATACCAAAGAACCTCATACACCTGATAGTATTTTTCCAAATAACTGGTTCAGTACACATGAAGATGGGACTTTAGTTTTATACCCTATGTATGCAGAAAACAGAAGATTAGAGAGAACTCCTAAAATTTTAGATTTTGTAAAAGATAGGGAGGATCTAAAAATAATAGATCTTACTAAAAATGAAAAAGAAGGTAAAGTATTAGAAGGAACTGGAAGTATGTGCCTAGATAGAAAAAATAGAATAGCATATGCAAGTTTGTCTAAGAGAACAAATAAGGATCTTTTTGAAGAGTTCTGTAAAATGATGGATTATAAACCTGTAAGTTTTTCTGGAAAGCAGACTATAGATGGAAAACAGTCTCCAATATATCATACAAATGTTTTGATGGCTATTGGGGAAGAATATGTTCTTATATTCTTAGACTCAATAGTGGATGAAAAGGAAAAAGAAATGGTAAGAAAATCTATATTGGATTCAGGAAAAGAACTTATAGAGATAACAGAAGAGCAGACAAATCATTTCTTAGGAAATGCTCTGGAACTTAGAAAAAAAGATGGAAATAAGGTATTGGTAATGTCTAAGTCAGCTAATGATATATTAAGAGAGGATCAAAGAAAAATAATAGAAAAATCAGCAGAGATAATATATTCAGATATTCCTACTATTGAAAGATATGGTGGAGGATCAGTCAGGTGTATGTTGGCAGAATTTTTCTTATAA